The Cellulophaga lytica DSM 7489 nucleotide sequence CTTTTTATAATGGCTTTTTGGTGCGTAAAAGTATCAAAAGAAGTTTTACCATGATAGGCGCCAATACCACTAGAACCTACGCCACCAAACGGTAGTTTTTTATTGGTTATATGTATAACAGTGTCGTTAATTGCACCACCACCAAAACTGTATTTGGTTATTATTTTTTGTTGAAATTTTCTGTTTGTAGAAAATACATACGTAGCAAGGGGCTTACCATAGTTTAAAACATATTTTTGTATATCTTCTTCTGTAGTATATGCAATAATTGGTAAAATAGGGCCAAAAATTTCACCTTGCATTAATTTGCTATCTAAACTAGGTTCGTTTACAAGCGTAGGGGCCATATAATTATCTTTGGCATTTGTTTGTCCACCAAAAATAATTTCTTGTCCCTCTAGTAAATCATTTAAGTTGTTAAAGTGGTTTTTACTTACTGTACGTGCATAATCACTAGAGTCTTCTATGTTTTTACCATAAGAGTCTTCTATGCTTTTTTGTAAAGCTATTATTAATTTATCTTTTACATCTTTATGTACTAAAATGTAGTCTGTAGCAATACAGGTTTGTCCGGCATTTAAAAATTTACCCCAAACTATACGTTTAGCAGCTAGTTTTATGTTGGCGGTAGTATCTACTATAGCTGGGTTTTTTCCGCCAAGTTCTAGGGTAATAGGTGTTAAGTGTTCAGCTGCGTTTTTGTAAAATATTTTTCCTACTTTGGTACTTCCCGTAAAAAAAATATAATCCCATTTTTGGGCTAGTAAGTTTTTAGAGACTTCTACGCCACCTTCTACAACAGCAACATAGGCATCACTAAAAACAGCAGTTATAATTTCTACTATTATTTTTGATGTATTTGGAGTAATTTCTGATGGTTTAATAACAGCAGTATTACCAGCTGCAATAGCACCAATTAAGGGTGCAATTGCTAATTGAAAAGGGTAGTTCCAAGGAGCAACAATAAGCACAGTGCCATAAGGCTCTTTATACAACCAATCTGACGAAGGAAAATTTAATAATGCACCAGAAACTTTTTCTGGTCTAGCCCACTTTTTAAGATGCTTAATAACGTAGTTAAGTTCTGCTAGTACAAATTGAGTTTCTGCAGCCATAGACTCAAACCTAGGTTTTTTAAAATCTGCATAAATAGCATCACAAATGTCTGCTTCCCTTTTGGTAATTTCTTGCTTAAGTTTTATTAAAGCTTGTTTACGGTAAGTTATATTTTTAGTTTGCTGCGACTTAAAAAACGTTTGTTGCTTTTGTAGTATCTCCATCATAGTATGCAAGATACCAAAAAAAGAGCTTTGTAATTTAACTAAACTAGTTGTTTAGAGTATTTGTAGTTTCTAAATCTTTGTCTTTAAAATTTTCATTAGCAAGCTCTAACACTTTTAGTAGCATTGGGTCTGATTTACTTTTGATTTTGGCATAAGCATTGGCATCAAAAAGTTGGTCTGCTAAAGTGGCTTTTAAGTATCTTTTTAAACTAGTTTCATACTTGTAAAAATCTAAAGAGATATTATTTTTTTT carries:
- a CDS encoding aldehyde dehydrogenase, whose amino-acid sequence is MMEILQKQQTFFKSQQTKNITYRKQALIKLKQEITKREADICDAIYADFKKPRFESMAAETQFVLAELNYVIKHLKKWARPEKVSGALLNFPSSDWLYKEPYGTVLIVAPWNYPFQLAIAPLIGAIAAGNTAVIKPSEITPNTSKIIVEIITAVFSDAYVAVVEGGVEVSKNLLAQKWDYIFFTGSTKVGKIFYKNAAEHLTPITLELGGKNPAIVDTTANIKLAAKRIVWGKFLNAGQTCIATDYILVHKDVKDKLIIALQKSIEDSYGKNIEDSSDYARTVSKNHFNNLNDLLEGQEIIFGGQTNAKDNYMAPTLVNEPSLDSKLMQGEIFGPILPIIAYTTEEDIQKYVLNYGKPLATYVFSTNRKFQQKIITKYSFGGGAINDTVIHITNKKLPFGGVGSSGIGAYHGKTSFDTFTHQKAIIKRANWLEAPLRYPPYNLPLKLVEKVKHLF